Within Metabacillus sp. KUDC1714, the genomic segment TTGCGAGTATTTGTGCTTCTCTTACAGTAACTGCTTTCCCTTCATATCTAGAAGGTTGACAATAAATATCACATTTTTTTATATATGGATATGGATTTATTTTTTTCCCTAATAAAATAAACCGATCTTTCATATTATGTTCAATAATTAATTGTTTTATGAATTCTTCTTCTCCACCATAGCCTACAATATACCACTTGATGTCATAACCTTTTTGTACTAATTCTTTACATGCTAATACTGCCATATCAAAACCTTTTTGATTTGAAAATCTCCCTACTGAGCAAATTTTAATTGAACCATCATCTGGCATCTCATTTTCTATATTTATTTTTGATTGCTCTTTCACAAAAGTAGCTGAAATAATATTTTCAATGACTATTGCTTTTGATTTTAGATTAGGAAATACTTTTAAGAATGAATCCTCACAATCTCGTGATACGTTTACAATATAATCTAATTTACTCCACATTTTCTCATCTAACTTTTTATCAGGATTTACAATTGTATAATAATCTGTATGACTCCATCCTAATTTTACTTTCGCTTTTACTTTATCATTGATGAAATTATGGGGACCAAGAAAACTTATACCAGCATCATACTGTTTATCAATTTGAGGTAACTTTGGCATGGAATATTGCCATGTATACTGCATTTGTTTATATGTTCTTTGTTCTTTCTTTAGTCCTTTATTCTTAGCCTTGGCTTTTATCTTAGCTAAAATCCTTGCAGATCCTAAATAGATATGGCCTTCTTTTATTATGTCTTTAATGGGTCTTTCAAAAGTTGTGTATTGTGATACTGCAGGTAATAAGTTTACTTCTTTTGGTATGAATTTTAAAAATTCTCCCTCATGTCTATAAAGAAATAAATCAACCTCAAATTCACTAAAATCAAAACTTTCAAGTAATCCAATCAAACTTCTTTCCGCGCCACCAATATTTAATGAATACATACTTATAAGGACTTTTTTCTTCATTTTACATCTCCCGTTTCAAAAACCACGCTACTTAAAAATAATATTACATATACTATTTGCCAGCTTAAATGGAAAATTGTTGTATAAGAATGCAACCATTTTTTCAACGTTTCTCCTCTTATCTTCAAATAAACTAGAACCTTTCCATGGCGTCATATCCAGATATTTCTTATATAATGATACTAATGGATGTTTGCACCCTTTAATCCAAGGTCTATTTACAAAAGCAGGAGTATAATGAATATATATAGGATTAATTATAGCTTCATTAATGTCAGCTTCACTATAATAATCTTTTAATCTATAATATTGCATTATTTCATCCCTAGTCATCGTGAAAAATGTAGTCATCGCATTATACTTTGGATGCAGCAATAAAAACTTTTCATGTAATACACCATTGATAGTTCCTTGATCATGATGAAATACCTGACCATTATATGAATTTATAAACTCGATAAATCTTTTCTCAATATGATCCTCTCGCCACTTTTTGAGATTTATTAAAAGCATACCTGAATTAATATATGGTTTATTTATTTCCATGTAAACTTTTTGTTTTGTCTCGTCACTTACAGTATCTTTTACACCAGCAACATAATAATTACATATGTTTGTATTCCATAGATCCTCTAAACTGCTATTAATTACAGAATCACAATCCAAATAAAGAATTTTTTCAATTTTTTCATCTATAACACTAGGTAAAAATAATCTAGCATAGGCACTCATTGAAATAGTATTTTCAATATTAAGCTGTAATTTATTAGATATTTCTTTAAAACCTATAAATACAATGGATCTTCTATAATTTTCACAAATTAGTTTAAGCTTATTTTTATTATCTTGAGAAACATTATTTTCTATCAGATAAACTGTTATACTATTAAATTTAGTATTGTTTTCAAAAAGTGATAACATTGATACTCCAACATGCTGTGCATAATTATTATCGCTCGAATACACAACACTTAAATCCATATTAATTTCCCCCTGGCAATGAAGACAATAATTTTCTTAGTTTCAAAATATTTTCTCCACCTATTATCTTAGATAAGACTACCTTCATATTCGTTTTTAACCTTGCTGTTAATGGTAGCCAACTTTTGTAAAAATAATGTATTGCATATGTGTTTTCAGTGATGAGTTTCCTACAATTAATGTAGTCATATGGAGAAAAATATGTTTGGGGATAAAAGGTGCCCATTTTATCAAAATTTTGTAATTCTCCATTTTTCTTAAGCCCTATATTTTCAATAATTTTAGTTATTACAGCGACATTTGTTAAATCATCGTATGAACCGTCATCTTTTATAAATTCTTTTTCCTTATATGAATCTAAAAATAACTTAACTAATTGATTACCCTTTGATGCACCTATTGTACTTGTAGCTATATAGTTTTCTTGTTCAAAACCCCAAAAAGAATCGTGATGTAATAAGTCATTAAAAGATTTGAATACTTCAACATCAGTATCTAGGTATATTCCACCAAAGTTATATAAGGCATAGACTCTTACATAATCACTTACAAACGCAAATTTTTTAAATTCATAGGCTCCTTTAACATAAGAATTACAATTTATATCAAAGTTTTGTTCATTCCATTCAATTATTTCATACCCTTGTAAATTCCTATACCAACTATCGATACATTTTTTTACAATTTCAGGCTTTTCCTTACCTCCAAACCAACAGTAATGAATGACTTTTGGAATTTTCTGTTGCAATGCCTTCATTTCACTTTCTCCCTAATAGCATTCTTAATACAATCTATAACTCTCATTTGTTCTTCTACCGTCATATTCGATCCTGAAGGGAGGCACAAACCTGTATTGAACAAATGTTCAGATACACTAGAATTTTCACTATGATAATAGTATTTAACCCCTACAAATAGAGGCTGCATATGAAGTGGTTTCCAGACAGGACGTGCTTCAATATTTTCTTCTGCTAAGGTACTTAAAATAGAGTATACTGAAGTTCCTATTACTTTCTCATCAATGGTTAATGCTGTGAGCCAACGATTAGATTGTGTATGTTTTAATTCTGGCATGAAATTAATCCCTGGTATAAAACCTAACTCTTGAGTGTACCGATTAAATAATAACCTTCTAGCTTGTACTCTCTCTTCTAATACCTCTAATTGTGCCCTACCAATACCAGCAAGTATATTGCTCATTCGATAATTAAAACCAATTGTACTATGTTGGTAATGGAGAGCTGGATCCTTTGCTTGAGTAGCTAAAAACCTTGCTTTCTTTAAAGCTTCAACATCATTAGATACAAGCATACCTCCACTAGAAGTTGTGATAATTTTATTCCCATTAAATGAAAAAACACCGAACTTGCCAAATGTTCCACTCGCTTTACCTTTATAAGTAGAACCGAGAGATTCTGCTGCATCCTCAATTATCGGTACATCATATTGGTTACATAAAGAAACGATTTCATCCATTTTTGCACTTTGGCCGTATAAATTAACAACTATTACTGCTTTAGGCATCCTACCATCCATAAATGCTTCTTTAAATGCTATCTCCAGTGCTTGTGGTGACATGTTCCATGTTTCAGGCTCTGAATCGATGAATACTGGTTCAGCTCCCTGATAAAGTATAGGGTTTGCACTTGCTACAAAAGTCAGAGTAGAACAAAATACTTGGTCCCCTTTTTTTACATCTAATAAAGAAAGAGCCAAATGAATTGCTGCAGTACCGGAACTAACGGCAACAGCTTCACTGACTCCTACATAACTTGCTATTTCTTTTTCAAAAGCATCAACATTTGGTCCTATTGGTGCAATCCAATTTGTTTCAAATGCTTCATTAATATAGTTCAACTCATTTCCACCCATGTGAGGGGAAGAAAGGAAAATTCTTTTTTGTTGACCTTTTTGCTCCATTATTACACCTCCTACTTGATTGATGATTTGGCTGGAATACCAACCGCAGTTGTATTGGCTGTAATAGAGTTTATGACAGTTGCTCCAGCTCCTATTATCGCCCAATTCCCTATCTTTACATTTGGAATAAGAGTCGCACCTGCTCCTATATGTACTCCTTCACCTAACTGAACGCATCCTGCTAACGTTGCATTTGGAGATACATGAGCAAAATCATTTACTCTATTGTCATGTTCAATAATTGAACCTGTATTAACGATGACATGATCCCCAATAACAGCCTCTGCATTAATAACAGTATTCGCCATGATAACAGTTCCTTTTCCAATCATTGCACTAGTACTTATAATTGCTGTGGGATGAATATGGGTCATGTAAAAATTCTCATCAAGATTAATTTTCTCAACAATCTGTTTTCTGGTTTGATTATGTCCAATTGCTACTATAAATTTAATCTCATCAAATTTATCAATTAGAAACTTATATGCTGATATTGGACCATAAAACATTTCATCTTTAATTAAATAATCTTCAAATTTGTCATCTAAATAACCAACAATATTTAAAGTCTTATTAGATAGAATAATATCTTTAACTACCTTACTATGACCACCATTTCCTATAATGACAATATTCATCCTTGACCCTCTCTTATGTTAGAACCTTTAAACTTCTCGACAGTTGCATTCCCTGGCTGATTTATACCTTGTGAC encodes:
- a CDS encoding acetyltransferase, which gives rise to MNIVIIGNGGHSKVVKDIILSNKTLNIVGYLDDKFEDYLIKDEMFYGPISAYKFLIDKFDEIKFIVAIGHNQTRKQIVEKINLDENFYMTHIHPTAIISTSAMIGKGTVIMANTVINAEAVIGDHVIVNTGSIIEHDNRVNDFAHVSPNATLAGCVQLGEGVHIGAGATLIPNVKIGNWAIIGAGATVINSITANTTAVGIPAKSSIK
- a CDS encoding DegT/DnrJ/EryC1/StrS family aminotransferase; amino-acid sequence: MEQKGQQKRIFLSSPHMGGNELNYINEAFETNWIAPIGPNVDAFEKEIASYVGVSEAVAVSSGTAAIHLALSLLDVKKGDQVFCSTLTFVASANPILYQGAEPVFIDSEPETWNMSPQALEIAFKEAFMDGRMPKAVIVVNLYGQSAKMDEIVSLCNQYDVPIIEDAAESLGSTYKGKASGTFGKFGVFSFNGNKIITTSSGGMLVSNDVEALKKARFLATQAKDPALHYQHSTIGFNYRMSNILAGIGRAQLEVLEERVQARRLLFNRYTQELGFIPGINFMPELKHTQSNRWLTALTIDEKVIGTSVYSILSTLAEENIEARPVWKPLHMQPLFVGVKYYYHSENSSVSEHLFNTGLCLPSGSNMTVEEQMRVIDCIKNAIREKVK
- a CDS encoding glycosyltransferase family 32 protein, which encodes MKALQQKIPKVIHYCWFGGKEKPEIVKKCIDSWYRNLQGYEIIEWNEQNFDINCNSYVKGAYEFKKFAFVSDYVRVYALYNFGGIYLDTDVEVFKSFNDLLHHDSFWGFEQENYIATSTIGASKGNQLVKLFLDSYKEKEFIKDDGSYDDLTNVAVITKIIENIGLKKNGELQNFDKMGTFYPQTYFSPYDYINCRKLITENTYAIHYFYKSWLPLTARLKTNMKVVLSKIIGGENILKLRKLLSSLPGGN
- a CDS encoding glycosyltransferase — translated: MKKKVLISMYSLNIGGAERSLIGLLESFDFSEFEVDLFLYRHEGEFLKFIPKEVNLLPAVSQYTTFERPIKDIIKEGHIYLGSARILAKIKAKAKNKGLKKEQRTYKQMQYTWQYSMPKLPQIDKQYDAGISFLGPHNFINDKVKAKVKLGWSHTDYYTIVNPDKKLDEKMWSKLDYIVNVSRDCEDSFLKVFPNLKSKAIVIENIISATFVKEQSKINIENEMPDDGSIKICSVGRFSNQKGFDMAVLACKELVQKGYDIKWYIVGYGGEEEFIKQLIIEHNMKDRFILLGKKINPYPYIKKCDIYCQPSRYEGKAVTVREAQILAKPVVITNFPTAKSQLEDGIDGFICDLSITGIAEGVEKLYKDLDLRQKLINNCKIGDYTNISEMEKIYKMVD
- a CDS encoding glycosyltransferase family 8 protein; protein product: MDLSVVYSSDNNYAQHVGVSMLSLFENNTKFNSITVYLIENNVSQDNKNKLKLICENYRRSIVFIGFKEISNKLQLNIENTISMSAYARLFLPSVIDEKIEKILYLDCDSVINSSLEDLWNTNICNYYVAGVKDTVSDETKQKVYMEINKPYINSGMLLINLKKWREDHIEKRFIEFINSYNGQVFHHDQGTINGVLHEKFLLLHPKYNAMTTFFTMTRDEIMQYYRLKDYYSEADINEAIINPIYIHYTPAFVNRPWIKGCKHPLVSLYKKYLDMTPWKGSSLFEDKRRNVEKMVAFLYNNFPFKLANSICNIIFK